A single Candidatus Delongbacteria bacterium DNA region contains:
- a CDS encoding DNA adenine methylase → MAKTNKLVSPFLKWVGGKRQLMPLIVEHLPKNIKEFKYIEPFIGGGAVFFSLQPKNAIINDYNEELINVYIAIKDHLDELITDLKNHKNESEYFYQIRGLDRTQDFKNLSSVKRASRIIYLNKTCFNGLYRVNNAGEFNAPFGRYKNPNIVNEPILKAVNKYLNSNNIIIKSGDYTEVLNEANERTFVYLDPPYHPISENSNFTGYIQGGWNIFDQIRLREACDELNAKGVKFLLSNSSSPLIIDQYRHYAISTVKANRAINSDGSNRGEVDELLIRNYE, encoded by the coding sequence ATGGCTAAAACCAACAAATTAGTTTCACCATTCTTGAAATGGGTTGGAGGGAAAAGACAACTTATGCCTCTAATTGTCGAACATTTGCCTAAAAATATTAAAGAATTTAAATATATAGAACCATTTATAGGAGGAGGTGCAGTTTTCTTTAGTTTACAGCCCAAGAACGCAATAATAAATGATTATAATGAAGAACTTATAAATGTTTATATTGCTATCAAAGATCATCTTGATGAACTGATTACAGATTTAAAGAATCACAAAAATGAATCAGAGTATTTTTATCAAATTCGTGGGTTAGATAGAACCCAAGATTTTAAAAATCTATCATCTGTTAAACGAGCTTCCAGAATAATATATTTAAACAAAACTTGTTTTAATGGACTTTATCGGGTTAACAATGCCGGTGAATTTAATGCGCCTTTTGGTCGATACAAAAATCCAAATATAGTAAACGAACCAATACTGAAAGCAGTAAATAAATATTTGAATTCAAATAATATTATTATTAAAAGTGGAGATTATACTGAAGTTTTAAATGAAGCCAACGAAAGAACTTTTGTTTATTTAGATCCTCCATACCATCCAATCTCTGAAAATTCAAATTTTACAGGATATATTCAAGGTGGATGGAATATTTTTGATCAAATAAGATTAAGAGAGGCTTGTGATGAACTCAATGCTAAAGGTGTGAAATTTTTACTATCAAATTCATCTTCTCCTTTGATAATAGATCAATATAGGCATTATGCCATATCCACTGTTAAAGCAAATAGAGCAATTAATTCGGATGGTTCTAATCGAGGTGAAGTTGATGAACTATTAATAAGAAATTATGAGTAA